One Bacillota bacterium genomic region harbors:
- a CDS encoding glycerol-3-phosphate responsive antiterminator produces the protein MEKKRIRDSFGQNPIIAAVRNEEHLDAALLSPVSNIFVLNADILNVGRLINKIKNSGKNAILHIDLLEGLGRDNKAVDFIINNIQPDGIITTRTAQIKHLSDKTFVIQRIFMIDNQSFETGIRTADSLKPDMIELMPGIIPRVISEFAKHTSVPIIAGGMVSTKDDVISALNAGAVAVSTGRSELWTV, from the coding sequence ATGGAAAAGAAGAGAATCAGAGATAGTTTCGGTCAAAATCCCATAATTGCCGCTGTACGCAATGAGGAACATTTAGATGCCGCGCTTTTGTCGCCTGTATCCAATATATTTGTGCTGAATGCTGATATATTGAATGTTGGAAGACTTATCAACAAGATAAAAAACAGCGGAAAAAACGCGATTTTGCATATTGACCTGCTTGAGGGGCTGGGACGTGACAATAAAGCTGTTGACTTTATTATTAATAATATACAGCCTGACGGCATAATAACGACAAGAACTGCCCAGATCAAACATTTAAGTGATAAAACGTTTGTTATTCAACGCATTTTTATGATAGACAACCAATCCTTTGAAACCGGCATCCGTACTGCGGACAGCCTTAAACCAGATATGATTGAGCTCATGCCCGGAATCATACCGCGTGTTATAAGCGAATTCGCAAAACATACATCGGTTCCGATCATTGCAGGCGGCATGGTTTCAACTAAAGATGATGTTATCTCTGCACTCAATGCCGGAGCTGTTGCAGTTTCAACCGGCAGAAGCGAGCTGTGGACGGTATAA
- a CDS encoding DUF2089 family protein — MPIEIVPEWMANLDEEDLTFVKKFLLASGSLKEVAGEYKVTYPTVRLRLDRLIQKIKIGEDTDNDPYISLVKRLAVNENIDFGTAKILISEYKKTKKE, encoded by the coding sequence ATGCCGATTGAGATCGTGCCAGAATGGATGGCAAATCTAGATGAAGAGGATTTGACGTTTGTAAAAAAATTTTTGCTTGCTTCAGGGTCCCTTAAAGAAGTTGCGGGGGAATATAAAGTAACATATCCGACAGTACGCCTGCGGCTTGACAGGCTTATCCAAAAAATAAAGATTGGAGAGGATACTGACAACGACCCTTATATTTCGCTTGTGAAAAGGCTTGCGGTCAATGAAAATATTGATTTCGGGACTGCGAAAATTTTGATTTCTGAATACAAAAAGACAAAAAAGGAGTAA
- a CDS encoding CehA/McbA family metallohydrolase, protein MKRKILILGLLFAALALFSSCAGKTSGYFLLKGDLHVHTKFSYDGVYSIADTIKYSKEDGFDFIALTDHNIVSQNDEIPKYKKSGIILIPGMEQTMEQGAGHANILGIVHPLLKYITKDNANELWPVYYADAKSMGALVQINHPFDPKYYWSPDLGFIGNYDMIEVWNGVYTDDDKKAMDFWQGELAKGRKIPVTGGSDTHEGTTGRSPVNCVLVKEKTASGILESVSDGHNYVSLTAGGPGATLEYGRSVMGDSVIAMPNTKLKFSVTGLKQGDKVMLITADGVLNTYNAENGKVSGELLVDANKKFYRISAYRGESLILFTNPIYFD, encoded by the coding sequence ATGAAAAGGAAAATATTAATACTGGGGTTATTATTTGCGGCTCTGGCGCTTTTTTCGTCGTGCGCAGGAAAAACCAGTGGATATTTTCTGCTCAAAGGAGATCTTCACGTTCATACAAAATTCAGTTATGACGGAGTGTACAGTATTGCGGATACCATCAAATATTCAAAGGAAGATGGCTTCGATTTCATTGCACTTACCGATCATAATATCGTGTCTCAGAACGATGAAATACCAAAATACAAAAAAAGCGGCATCATCCTGATCCCGGGGATGGAGCAGACAATGGAACAGGGCGCTGGACATGCTAACATTCTTGGTATTGTTCATCCGCTGTTGAAATATATTACAAAAGATAATGCAAATGAACTATGGCCGGTGTATTACGCTGACGCAAAGAGCATGGGCGCTCTCGTTCAAATCAATCATCCATTTGATCCGAAGTATTACTGGAGCCCGGATCTTGGTTTTATCGGCAATTACGATATGATCGAGGTCTGGAACGGAGTTTATACTGACGACGATAAAAAAGCGATGGATTTTTGGCAGGGCGAGCTTGCAAAAGGCCGAAAAATACCTGTGACAGGCGGAAGCGACACACACGAAGGCACAACAGGGCGTTCTCCGGTCAACTGCGTGTTAGTTAAAGAAAAAACGGCAAGCGGCATACTCGAGAGTGTGAGTGATGGACATAACTATGTCTCGCTTACTGCAGGGGGACCTGGTGCGACGCTTGAGTATGGGAGAAGCGTTATGGGTGATTCAGTGATAGCCATGCCGAATACCAAGCTGAAATTCAGCGTTACCGGTTTAAAACAGGGCGATAAAGTCATGCTTATCACCGCTGACGGGGTATTGAATACATACAATGCGGAAAACGGTAAGGTTTCAGGTGAATTGCTAGTCGATGCCAACAAAAAATTTTACAGAATTTCAGCTTACCGGGGAGAAAGCTTAATCTTATTTACAAATCCGATTTACTTTGATTAA
- a CDS encoding DUF1667 domain-containing protein: protein MREIRKLPCIICPVGCEITVVLEDGKVESITGNSCRRGEKYAGSEVLTPVRTLTTTVKVLTDGGARVIPVRTEQPIPKAILFDAMREINKITLKAPVRVGEVVLKDILGTGVNVIATSNLTLGD, encoded by the coding sequence ATGAGAGAGATCAGAAAACTGCCGTGCATCATATGCCCGGTCGGCTGTGAGATCACAGTTGTTCTTGAAGACGGTAAAGTTGAGAGTATTACCGGCAACAGCTGTCGCCGCGGTGAAAAGTATGCGGGAAGCGAAGTGCTGACTCCGGTCAGAACGCTTACCACTACTGTAAAAGTGCTAACGGACGGAGGAGCAAGGGTAATTCCGGTGAGAACGGAACAGCCCATTCCTAAGGCGATTCTATTTGACGCCATGAGAGAGATAAATAAAATTACATTGAAAGCGCCTGTTAGAGTGGGAGAGGTCGTTTTAAAGGACATTTTAGGGACCGGAGTCAATGTAATTGCCACATCAAATTTAACATTGGGGGATTAA
- a CDS encoding PD-(D/E)XK nuclease family protein, translated as MNIYAVYNTINDYKAVKEMVRIVAGRAGSGTGEYILNEIYKLAAAGEDRLLLLVPEQFTASKEREVLEKLGNRLADKVTVLNFKRLPQYLFSITGGLAKRYITPEGRYIFMAQALDEVSKNLQTYRNTAAYPELVDKLLQLAGEFKSYNVDARSLYGLTDSIGNETLKNKTADLAMIYETYCAKLESRFADSQDDLMEIASILSEKRLFSGYHIYFDGFTTLTPQRMAVTEQLITQAKESVFSVCSDDIEKCGDGELFGDINRMVRRVLKSAKNAGVPLQKPEYLSAKADAFSEDIRLIEQNLFDYSGTGAKKKACDVSVFCAADPYAEVDFIARRILKMVRLDGMRFRDFAVIGRSLEGYNGIIESVFSKYDIPVFIDTKRDMLTNPVLMMVFAALSCVLNGFTYNNVFTYLKSGLTELSNREVDELENYVYAWKIKGSRWTDGRDWTFHPDGFNRALDDDAQSRLEKINELKRKAVAPLKKLKEELASTDAKTISAAIYDLCESQHVPQKIKEIAKKLHSQHRDDMVSEYEQLWRAFISALDQMALAVTEPIRPQRYAEILKLMLSNTEIGVIPTSLDQVTLATSDRSMVGGVKHAFLIGMCEGDFPKGGFDGGLFTDDEKEELEKLGITLAPTTEKQLFAERYYAYTAFTAASGALTITFPKSDTRGKGKKPSYFITTLKHIFSDLTITYLDEAELTGEISRFDRLEGKKAAFDFYLTLPPEDGMRTLLDSFFDGDPYYQNRREEILSSAENMRGALKPISGDTAKKLYEKRTDSPTSLEKFAKCKFSYFCQYGLNLKPRSENEFDALETGTFMHYVIENLVKQYISSGKDFPIRESIDALIEQYIKEALPDFNERSARFTHLFRRLSKILYSYAANLIYELDNSDFKPIDFELKVGRDGSVSPLVIDRNEGIAVCGKIDRVDGYEKDGKLYVKIVDYKTGRKTLKYNELYCGIGLQMILYLFALWQNGKERYGKEIVPAGIVYSPVVLETVKADSRDIDEDKLDKERKKQNRGTGILINDDEILSAMDRTGAFDMISKKEANIATLQRLGALRDFTGSKLKELISEIRKGKIAVDPYRCGALNSCDFCEMADVCRFEFDKSKERALPQMTADEFWQIVEGCGDGR; from the coding sequence TTGAATATCTACGCTGTTTATAATACAATTAATGATTATAAGGCGGTGAAGGAAATGGTAAGGATTGTTGCGGGGAGAGCCGGAAGCGGAACAGGTGAATACATATTAAATGAAATTTATAAGCTTGCGGCGGCGGGAGAGGACAGGCTGCTGCTTCTTGTGCCTGAACAGTTCACAGCCTCAAAAGAGCGTGAAGTGCTCGAAAAGCTTGGAAACAGGCTTGCCGATAAAGTAACTGTACTGAATTTCAAACGGCTGCCTCAGTATCTTTTTTCGATTACGGGGGGGCTTGCCAAGCGTTACATAACGCCTGAGGGACGGTATATCTTTATGGCGCAGGCGCTTGATGAAGTGAGCAAAAACCTTCAAACCTACCGCAATACCGCCGCATATCCAGAGCTTGTGGACAAGCTTTTGCAGCTTGCGGGGGAATTCAAGTCATACAATGTAGACGCGCGCTCGCTTTATGGGCTTACCGATTCAATCGGGAATGAGACGCTTAAAAATAAAACAGCAGATCTCGCGATGATTTACGAGACTTACTGCGCAAAGCTCGAAAGCCGATTTGCAGACTCACAGGACGATCTGATGGAGATTGCCAGTATCCTTTCAGAAAAGCGGCTTTTTTCGGGATATCATATATATTTTGACGGTTTTACGACGCTTACCCCTCAGCGTATGGCGGTGACAGAACAGCTTATAACGCAGGCGAAAGAATCGGTTTTTTCAGTCTGCAGCGACGATATCGAAAAGTGCGGTGATGGCGAGCTTTTCGGCGATATAAACAGGATGGTGCGCCGCGTATTAAAATCTGCGAAAAATGCGGGGGTGCCCCTTCAAAAGCCAGAATACCTCTCTGCAAAGGCTGACGCTTTCTCGGAGGATATAAGGCTGATAGAACAAAATCTTTTCGATTATTCGGGAACGGGAGCTAAAAAGAAGGCTTGCGACGTTTCCGTTTTCTGCGCCGCAGACCCCTATGCGGAAGTGGATTTCATAGCACGCAGGATACTTAAAATGGTGCGGCTTGACGGCATGCGCTTTCGGGATTTCGCGGTGATCGGAAGAAGCCTTGAAGGCTATAACGGCATTATAGAATCCGTTTTCTCAAAGTATGACATCCCCGTTTTCATAGATACAAAAAGGGACATGCTTACAAATCCGGTGCTTATGATGGTGTTTGCCGCCCTTTCCTGCGTTTTGAACGGTTTTACATACAATAATGTTTTTACGTATCTCAAGTCGGGGCTGACTGAGCTTTCAAATCGGGAGGTAGACGAGCTTGAAAACTATGTCTATGCCTGGAAGATAAAGGGGAGCAGGTGGACTGACGGGAGAGATTGGACATTCCACCCAGATGGGTTCAACAGAGCCCTTGACGACGACGCTCAAAGCCGCCTTGAAAAGATAAACGAACTAAAAAGGAAGGCGGTAGCGCCTCTTAAAAAGCTTAAGGAAGAATTAGCCTCAACAGACGCCAAAACGATCTCCGCGGCGATATACGATCTGTGCGAAAGCCAGCATGTGCCGCAGAAGATAAAAGAGATCGCTAAAAAGCTTCACAGTCAGCACCGTGACGATATGGTGTCTGAATATGAACAGCTTTGGCGGGCTTTTATCTCCGCGCTTGACCAGATGGCGCTTGCGGTGACCGAGCCGATACGTCCCCAGCGGTATGCCGAGATACTGAAACTGATGCTCTCAAATACCGAGATCGGCGTGATACCGACTTCCCTCGACCAGGTGACGCTTGCAACATCGGACAGGAGCATGGTGGGAGGCGTGAAGCATGCTTTTCTTATTGGCATGTGCGAGGGCGACTTTCCTAAAGGCGGCTTTGACGGCGGGCTTTTTACGGACGATGAGAAGGAAGAGCTTGAAAAGCTCGGCATAACACTTGCACCCACCACAGAAAAACAGCTTTTTGCAGAGAGGTATTACGCCTATACAGCCTTCACTGCCGCAAGCGGCGCTCTTACGATAACCTTTCCCAAAAGCGACACGCGCGGAAAGGGCAAAAAGCCATCATATTTCATTACGACCCTTAAACACATATTCAGCGATCTTACGATAACTTATCTCGACGAGGCGGAGCTTACCGGCGAGATTTCACGGTTTGATAGGCTAGAGGGCAAAAAAGCCGCTTTCGACTTTTACCTGACGCTGCCGCCGGAGGACGGCATGCGCACTTTGCTTGACAGCTTTTTTGACGGCGACCCATATTATCAAAACCGCAGGGAAGAGATACTTTCATCAGCCGAAAATATGAGGGGCGCTCTTAAGCCGATTAGCGGCGACACCGCAAAAAAACTATATGAAAAGCGCACCGATTCGCCGACGAGCCTAGAAAAATTCGCAAAATGCAAATTCAGCTATTTCTGCCAGTACGGACTGAATTTGAAACCCCGTTCGGAGAACGAATTCGACGCGCTTGAAACAGGCACCTTCATGCATTACGTGATAGAAAACCTCGTAAAGCAGTATATATCCTCCGGGAAGGACTTTCCGATTAGGGAGAGCATAGATGCTCTTATTGAACAGTATATAAAGGAGGCTCTGCCCGATTTCAACGAGCGGTCGGCAAGATTTACCCACCTATTCCGCCGCCTTTCAAAGATTCTGTACAGCTATGCCGCAAATCTTATATACGAGCTTGACAACAGTGACTTTAAACCTATCGATTTTGAGCTTAAGGTCGGGAGGGACGGCTCTGTTTCACCACTTGTAATCGACAGAAACGAGGGGATAGCGGTCTGCGGCAAGATCGACCGTGTCGACGGCTATGAAAAAGACGGGAAGCTGTATGTCAAGATCGTGGATTACAAAACGGGCAGGAAAACGCTCAAATACAACGAGCTGTACTGCGGCATAGGGCTTCAAATGATACTTTACCTTTTTGCACTGTGGCAGAACGGGAAAGAGCGTTACGGCAAAGAGATAGTGCCTGCCGGGATAGTATATTCGCCCGTTGTGCTTGAGACGGTGAAGGCAGACAGCCGTGATATCGACGAGGATAAGCTTGACAAGGAGCGCAAAAAGCAAAACAGGGGCACAGGCATTCTAATAAACGATGATGAAATTTTAAGCGCGATGGACAGAACGGGCGCATTTGATATGATATCAAAAAAAGAGGCAAACATTGCGACGCTCCAACGGCTCGGGGCGCTGCGCGATTTTACGGGAAGTAAGCTTAAAGAACTCATATCCGAGATCAGAAAGGGGAAGATTGCCGTCGATCCATATCGATGCGGAGCGCTTAACAGCTGTGATTTCTGCGAGATGGCGGATGTGTGCAGGTTCGAGTTCGACAAGTCGAAAGAGCGGGCGCTTCCGCAGATGACGGCAGACGAATTCTGGCAGATTGTTGAGGGGTGCGGCGATGGGCGTTAA
- a CDS encoding sulfite exporter TauE/SafE family protein: MTNALIFIAVGLLAGILSGFFGIGGGIIIVPALIYICGFSQLKAQGTSLAVLLPPVGILAFLEYYKKGNVDLKAAILICITVLIGAMLGGKIVQHIPDEILKKGFAVFMLLMSVKMLFGK; encoded by the coding sequence ATGACGAATGCTTTAATTTTTATTGCTGTTGGTTTGCTTGCCGGCATTCTCAGCGGCTTTTTCGGGATCGGCGGCGGCATCATAATTGTTCCTGCGCTGATTTACATCTGCGGTTTCAGCCAGCTCAAGGCTCAAGGCACATCTTTAGCGGTTCTCCTTCCTCCTGTCGGGATACTGGCTTTTCTTGAATATTATAAAAAGGGCAATGTTGATTTAAAAGCAGCTATATTAATATGCATAACTGTTTTGATAGGAGCTATGCTAGGCGGAAAAATCGTGCAGCATATTCCAGATGAAATACTCAAAAAAGGCTTTGCTGTTTTTATGCTGCTGATGTCGGTCAAAATGCTGTTCGGTAAATAA